The proteins below are encoded in one region of Gopherus flavomarginatus isolate rGopFla2 chromosome 12, rGopFla2.mat.asm, whole genome shotgun sequence:
- the LOC127032721 gene encoding killer cell lectin-like receptor subfamily F member 1 isoform X2, translating into MAGEIVYADLNIRGDSSLTIRPQPPHHLKCHHFPHWHQMALRVSWAANVILLGAMTALSVWVFQGPCSKAETGGGSVAPESDWVTRRNGNGTDCNSSLASHLRRRLCDSPQNSLAGPPGCRLCAPNWLLHGDKCYWLSKESKKWNESREDCLAKSSQMLMSQDQREMAFIKTITEGKYSIWIGLHLTTSKGNWTWVDGSLLNQTGVSLSAPDTGNSCGVWKENQIRSEICSGSFKWICQREAVPI; encoded by the exons GAGATTCGTCCCTCACCATCCGACCCCAACCTCCTCACCACCTGA AATGCCATCACTTCCCCCACTGGCATCAGATGGCTCTGAGGGTCAGCTGGGCTGCAAACGTCATCCTGCTGGGAGCTATGACGGCCCTGAGCGTCTGGG tttttcagggcccctgcaGTAAAGCAGAGACCGGCGGAGGCTCCGTGGCCCCCGAGAGTGACTGGGTCACCAGGAGGAATGGAAACGGTACAGACTGCAACTCCAGCTTGGCGTCTCACCTAAGACGGCGTCTGTGCGACTCCCCCCAGAACAGCTTGGCAG GGCCCCCCGGGTGCAGACTCTGTGCCCCGAACTGGCTGCTGCATGGGGACAAGTGCTACTGGCTTTCCAAAGAGAGCAAAAAGTGGAACGAGAGTCGTGAGGACTGCTTGGCGAAGAGCTCTCAAATGCTCATGAGCCAGGACCAGCGTGAGATG GCATTCATAAAAACTATCACGGAGGGGAAATACTCCATTTGGATTGGACTGCACCTGACAACCTCCAAGGGAAACTGGACGTGGGTGGATGGTTCCCTGTTGAATCAAACAGG GGTCTCACTATCAGCCCCTGACACTGGAAACAGCTGTGGGGTGTGGAAGGAGAATCAGATTCGCAGTGAAATCTGCAGTGGTTCCTTTAAATGGATTTGCCAGAGAGAAGCTGTCCCGATATAA
- the LOC127032731 gene encoding C-type lectin domain family 2 member D-like, which translates to MDSELSPDGRQGDLPNSKLQRAVGWKAPLTVSVVVLVVIVAVALILLHVKSPPESNLPHVSTPVRLNVRFPAPCCLDGWVGYRGKCYYFSEAEGTWDSSQSFCSSLNASLAGIDTEKDLKFIMRYKGVSEFWIGLKRESAQLWGWVNGEQFNNLFTVRGEGDCAYLSDGFATSSWCSTKRYWICSKPDGMRREDAMPGD; encoded by the exons ATGGATTCGGAGCTGTCACCCGATGGAAGACAAG GTGATCTGCCTAACAGCAAACTCCAGAGAGCTGTCGGGTGGAAAGCGCCGCTGACCGTCAGCGTGGTAGTCCTAGTCGTGATTGTTGCTGTTGCTCTGATACTTTTGCACG TGAAATCTCCACCCGAATCCAACCTGCCTCATGTCTCCACCCCAGTCCGTCTAAATGTAAGATTCCCTGCTCCTTGCTGCCTGGATGGCTGGGTCGGGTACAGAGGGAAATGCTACTATTTCTCTGAGGCCGAGGGGACCTGGGACTCCAGTCAGAGCTTCTGCTCTTCACTCAATGCCTCCCTGGCTGGGATCGACACCGAGAAAGACCTG aagttcATTATGCGATATAAAGGCGTCTCTGAGTTTTGGATTGGCCTGAAGCGAGAATCGGCGCAGCTCTGGGGATGGGTGAATGGCGAACAGTTCAACAACCT GTTTACGGTAAGAGGAGAAGGTGACTGTGCGTACCTGAGCGACGGCTTTGCCACTTCGTCATGGTGCTCCACGAAGCGCTACTGGATCTGCAGCAAACCCGACGGGATGCGAAGGGAGGACGCGATGCCGGGGGACTGA
- the LOC127032721 gene encoding killer cell lectin-like receptor subfamily F member 1 isoform X1: MAGEIVYADLNIRGDSSLTIRPQPPHHLSDWTATSQGCKLVPASQDLTHSCIYDKNIRWPECHHFPHWHQMALRVSWAANVILLGAMTALSVWVFQGPCSKAETGGGSVAPESDWVTRRNGNGTDCNSSLASHLRRRLCDSPQNSLAGPPGCRLCAPNWLLHGDKCYWLSKESKKWNESREDCLAKSSQMLMSQDQREMAFIKTITEGKYSIWIGLHLTTSKGNWTWVDGSLLNQTGVSLSAPDTGNSCGVWKENQIRSEICSGSFKWICQREAVPI; the protein is encoded by the exons GAGATTCGTCCCTCACCATCCGACCCCAACCTCCTCACCACCTGA GCGACTGGACCGCTACCAGTCAGGGCTGCAAGCTGGTACCTGCGTCACAAGATTTAACACATTCTTGTATATATGATAAGAATATACGCTGGCCTG AATGCCATCACTTCCCCCACTGGCATCAGATGGCTCTGAGGGTCAGCTGGGCTGCAAACGTCATCCTGCTGGGAGCTATGACGGCCCTGAGCGTCTGGG tttttcagggcccctgcaGTAAAGCAGAGACCGGCGGAGGCTCCGTGGCCCCCGAGAGTGACTGGGTCACCAGGAGGAATGGAAACGGTACAGACTGCAACTCCAGCTTGGCGTCTCACCTAAGACGGCGTCTGTGCGACTCCCCCCAGAACAGCTTGGCAG GGCCCCCCGGGTGCAGACTCTGTGCCCCGAACTGGCTGCTGCATGGGGACAAGTGCTACTGGCTTTCCAAAGAGAGCAAAAAGTGGAACGAGAGTCGTGAGGACTGCTTGGCGAAGAGCTCTCAAATGCTCATGAGCCAGGACCAGCGTGAGATG GCATTCATAAAAACTATCACGGAGGGGAAATACTCCATTTGGATTGGACTGCACCTGACAACCTCCAAGGGAAACTGGACGTGGGTGGATGGTTCCCTGTTGAATCAAACAGG GGTCTCACTATCAGCCCCTGACACTGGAAACAGCTGTGGGGTGTGGAAGGAGAATCAGATTCGCAGTGAAATCTGCAGTGGTTCCTTTAAATGGATTTGCCAGAGAGAAGCTGTCCCGATATAA
- the LOC127032722 gene encoding uncharacterized protein LOC127032722 isoform X1: MWGLKTGIFLGSLWLAAGCGQVAGLRECPFYNLSVPESSSGHVEINLPKNASFLCKMQTTVAAAASDSACHPILVLTNKGKQNYYNSTYRGRISVSDRLLFTVTNASEWMAGEYQVIGDLHGTCMAHINLTVPGSVSFPPPLSDTSTAREGATSLTGEGSSRGMLSNGSPKGEPRGHYGLWASPVLLVACCFLCIRWTCGGDRPITHYGCEEEGISNSANSPICMSTWVLQQHEAGTQEPNGDAGEGIPLNGEMAQPGELSCLHQHS, from the exons ATGTGGGGACTGAAGACGGGGATCTTTCTTGGGTctctctggctggctgcagggtgcGGACAGGTGGCAG GGCTCAGAGAATGTCCCTTCTATAATCTGTCCGTGCCTGAAAGCTCCTCTGGGCACGTTGAAATCAACCTGCCCAAGAATGCATCTTTTTTGTGTAAGATGCAGACCACTGTTGCGGCCGCGGCCTCCGACTCTGCTTGTCACCCCATCCTGGTGTTAACTAATAAAGGAAAGCAGAACTACTACAACAGCACGTACCGGGGACGGATCTCTGTGTCAGACCGACTCCTCTTTACTGTGACGAATGCAAGtgaatggatggcaggagaataCCAAGTCATTGGTGACCTTCATGGAACCTGCATGGCTCATATCAATCTGACGGTGCCTG GTTCTGTCTCATTCCCACCGCCTCTATCGGACACTTCCACTGCCAGAGAGGGGGCTACCAGTCTgactggagagggaagtagccgAGGGATGCTTTCCAATGGCTCTCCCAAGGGGG AGCCAAGGGGCCACTATGGTCTGTGGGCCTCACCGGTGTTGCTTGTTGCCTGCTGCTTTCTTTGCATCCGCTGGACATGCGGGGGAGACAGACCAATAACCCACTATGGTTGTGAAGAGGAAGGGATCTCCAATTCAGCAAACTCACCCATTTGCATGTCGACCTGGGTCTTGCAGCAGCATGAGGCTGGAACCCAAGAACCCAATGGAGATGCTGGTGAGGGGATCCCATTGAATGGAGAGATGGCACAGCCCGGGGAACTGAGCTGTCTGCACCAACATAGCTGA
- the LOC127032722 gene encoding uncharacterized protein LOC127032722 isoform X2, with amino-acid sequence MLHRKRGLQAGLRECPFYNLSVPESSSGHVEINLPKNASFLCKMQTTVAAAASDSACHPILVLTNKGKQNYYNSTYRGRISVSDRLLFTVTNASEWMAGEYQVIGDLHGTCMAHINLTVPGSVSFPPPLSDTSTAREGATSLTGEGSSRGMLSNGSPKGEPRGHYGLWASPVLLVACCFLCIRWTCGGDRPITHYGCEEEGISNSANSPICMSTWVLQQHEAGTQEPNGDAGEGIPLNGEMAQPGELSCLHQHS; translated from the exons ATGCTGCACAGAAAGAGGGGTCTTCAAGCAG GGCTCAGAGAATGTCCCTTCTATAATCTGTCCGTGCCTGAAAGCTCCTCTGGGCACGTTGAAATCAACCTGCCCAAGAATGCATCTTTTTTGTGTAAGATGCAGACCACTGTTGCGGCCGCGGCCTCCGACTCTGCTTGTCACCCCATCCTGGTGTTAACTAATAAAGGAAAGCAGAACTACTACAACAGCACGTACCGGGGACGGATCTCTGTGTCAGACCGACTCCTCTTTACTGTGACGAATGCAAGtgaatggatggcaggagaataCCAAGTCATTGGTGACCTTCATGGAACCTGCATGGCTCATATCAATCTGACGGTGCCTG GTTCTGTCTCATTCCCACCGCCTCTATCGGACACTTCCACTGCCAGAGAGGGGGCTACCAGTCTgactggagagggaagtagccgAGGGATGCTTTCCAATGGCTCTCCCAAGGGGG AGCCAAGGGGCCACTATGGTCTGTGGGCCTCACCGGTGTTGCTTGTTGCCTGCTGCTTTCTTTGCATCCGCTGGACATGCGGGGGAGACAGACCAATAACCCACTATGGTTGTGAAGAGGAAGGGATCTCCAATTCAGCAAACTCACCCATTTGCATGTCGACCTGGGTCTTGCAGCAGCATGAGGCTGGAACCCAAGAACCCAATGGAGATGCTGGTGAGGGGATCCCATTGAATGGAGAGATGGCACAGCCCGGGGAACTGAGCTGTCTGCACCAACATAGCTGA